One window of the Candidatus Chryseobacterium colombiense genome contains the following:
- a CDS encoding DUF3861 domain-containing protein, which translates to MEKRNNAYHLELKELSLKDGSEGSKTLEFSFENHDDLFHIFDVIQSKKLFEDENTAHEFALGVKLFTEVMLKSKKHPLFEEFRPAMVEFMKKLKSI; encoded by the coding sequence ATGGAAAAAAGAAATAATGCATACCATCTTGAGCTTAAGGAATTATCATTAAAAGATGGGTCAGAAGGAAGTAAAACATTAGAGTTTAGCTTTGAAAATCATGATGATCTGTTTCACATTTTCGATGTCATTCAATCGAAAAAACTGTTTGAAGATGAAAATACAGCTCACGAATTTGCTTTAGGTGTAAAGCTTTTTACAGAAGTGATGCTCAAAAGCAAAAAACATCCGTTATTTGAAGAATTCAGACCTGCCATGGTGGAATTTATGAAGAAACTGAAAAGTATTTAA
- a CDS encoding DsbA family oxidoreductase, which produces MKIEIWSDVMCPFCYIGKNNFEQALEKLPFKDEVEIEWKSFQLDPTLNPGETKNTMEYFREKKGFPEAQAQQMIAQVSQMGKGAGINFNFEKALITNTFSAHKLLHLAKKYHKANEMEEALFIAHFIDGKNVGDVETLVSLAESLGIDKEEAQKALTSEEFDYEINQDILEAKNNGVSGVPFFVLNGKYAVSGAQPVELFENALQQTYNETVTPLKNLSDNGASCDADGCEI; this is translated from the coding sequence ATGAAAATAGAAATCTGGTCGGACGTAATGTGTCCGTTTTGTTATATAGGAAAAAACAATTTTGAACAGGCGTTGGAAAAGCTGCCGTTTAAAGATGAAGTGGAAATAGAGTGGAAGAGCTTTCAGCTTGATCCTACCTTAAATCCTGGGGAAACCAAAAATACCATGGAATATTTCAGGGAAAAGAAAGGTTTTCCCGAAGCTCAGGCTCAGCAAATGATAGCTCAGGTTTCACAAATGGGAAAAGGAGCAGGGATTAATTTCAACTTTGAAAAAGCCTTAATTACCAATACCTTTTCAGCGCACAAGCTTCTGCATTTAGCAAAAAAATACCATAAAGCCAACGAAATGGAAGAAGCGCTTTTCATTGCGCATTTCATTGACGGAAAAAATGTAGGAGATGTAGAAACTCTGGTTTCATTAGCAGAATCTTTAGGAATCGACAAAGAAGAAGCACAAAAAGCTTTAACATCAGAAGAATTCGATTACGAGATCAACCAGGATATTCTGGAAGCAAAAAATAATGGAGTTTCGGGAGTTCCTTTCTTTGTTTTAAACGGAAAATATGCTGTTTCTGGAGCGCAACCTGTCGAACTTTTTGAAAATGCCCTTCAGCAAACTTACAATGAAACAGTAACTCCTTTGAAAAATCTTTCAGATAACGGAGCTTCATGTGATGCAGATGGATGTGAAATTTAA
- a CDS encoding LTA synthase family protein codes for MSSKSFSNLSQKIFKGRFSALFSILVLYMSLSFLIRTGFLIISIKDIDFSIVSLFRAFFTGFLFDFTIGSLFLLLYATYLFVLPKRFIGSVFDKIFSYFYFTLIFIIIYFSLLAEIPFWDEFGARFNFIAVDYLIYTYEVVENINQSYPLPLIAGVLILLIVLTFVIFKKLKVFRNTFADKKPFTSRLKYYLPLAVVTILLAVVLKNKQAEFSNNLIVNELGKNGAFSFVTAFKSNELDYLTFYPKVSDQEAYKTLKQNLLQNNQTYTSAQYDDISRLTKGENEQNPNIIMIAIESFSADFLTAFGNKNNLTPNYDKMANESIFFTNLYSTGTRTVRGMEALTLCVPPTPGNSIVRRPNNQNLFSISTVLQSKKYHPYFIYGGDGYFDNMNNFFGGQGFDIVDRDRGNPLSDEIKTKRYAIEDKDVNFENAWGICDEDLYKQSIKYADKSTNENKPFFQFVMTTSNHKPYTFPNGKIDLPQGDRDAAVKYTDYALGQFIATAKTKPWFKNTVFLIVADHCASSAGKWEINIAKHHIPAIIYNLNHTPEKIDRLTSQIDLMPTLFGYLNWNYKTSLYGKDINQTKPGEERAFLGNYRTLGLLKNNVFTQIDDRKRVKQFNVTGADESLSEVKNKNNNLVTETISYYQTASERFKNGKMKQK; via the coding sequence ATGTCTTCAAAAAGTTTTTCAAATCTAAGTCAGAAGATCTTCAAAGGTCGGTTTTCTGCTTTATTTAGTATTTTAGTGCTGTACATGTCTTTGTCTTTTTTGATAAGAACCGGTTTTCTTATTATTTCCATAAAAGATATCGATTTTAGTATTGTCTCTCTTTTCAGAGCTTTTTTTACAGGTTTTCTTTTTGATTTTACAATAGGATCCCTGTTTTTGCTTTTATATGCGACCTATCTTTTTGTTCTTCCGAAAAGATTCATAGGTTCTGTGTTTGACAAAATTTTCAGCTATTTCTATTTTACGCTTATTTTTATCATCATTTATTTCAGCCTTTTGGCAGAGATTCCGTTTTGGGATGAGTTTGGAGCAAGATTTAATTTTATTGCGGTAGATTACCTTATCTATACGTATGAAGTGGTAGAAAATATCAACCAGTCTTATCCTTTACCGCTTATTGCCGGAGTTTTGATTCTTTTAATTGTTCTTACCTTCGTTATATTTAAAAAATTAAAAGTTTTCAGAAACACTTTTGCGGATAAAAAACCATTTACCTCAAGATTAAAATATTACCTGCCGCTTGCAGTGGTTACCATTCTTTTAGCAGTCGTTTTGAAAAACAAGCAGGCTGAATTCAGCAACAACCTTATTGTAAATGAATTAGGAAAAAACGGGGCATTTTCTTTTGTAACAGCTTTCAAATCAAACGAACTGGATTATCTTACTTTTTATCCTAAAGTATCTGACCAGGAAGCTTATAAAACATTAAAACAAAACCTTTTACAAAATAATCAGACGTATACCTCTGCTCAATATGATGATATTTCAAGGCTTACGAAAGGGGAGAATGAACAAAACCCCAATATCATCATGATTGCGATTGAAAGCTTCAGTGCAGATTTTTTAACCGCTTTCGGAAATAAAAATAACCTTACGCCGAATTATGATAAAATGGCCAACGAAAGTATATTCTTCACGAATTTATACTCAACGGGAACCAGAACGGTAAGAGGGATGGAAGCATTGACGCTTTGTGTTCCTCCAACTCCGGGAAACAGTATTGTGAGAAGACCTAACAATCAGAATTTATTTTCAATCTCTACGGTGCTGCAATCCAAAAAATATCATCCATATTTCATTTACGGAGGAGACGGTTATTTTGATAATATGAACAATTTCTTTGGTGGACAGGGCTTTGATATTGTAGACAGAGACAGAGGAAATCCATTATCCGATGAAATTAAAACCAAAAGATATGCTATCGAAGATAAGGACGTTAATTTTGAAAATGCATGGGGAATCTGTGATGAGGATCTTTACAAGCAGTCTATCAAATATGCTGATAAAAGCACTAACGAAAACAAGCCTTTCTTCCAGTTTGTGATGACAACATCCAACCACAAACCTTATACTTTTCCTAATGGTAAAATCGACCTTCCACAAGGCGACAGAGATGCAGCAGTGAAATATACCGATTATGCCTTAGGACAGTTTATTGCGACTGCTAAAACCAAACCTTGGTTCAAAAACACGGTGTTTTTAATTGTTGCCGACCATTGTGCAAGCAGTGCAGGAAAATGGGAAATCAATATTGCTAAACACCACATTCCAGCGATTATTTATAATCTTAACCATACCCCGGAAAAAATAGACCGACTGACTTCTCAAATCGATCTTATGCCGACATTATTCGGATATTTAAACTGGAATTATAAAACAAGTCTGTACGGAAAAGATATTAACCAGACAAAACCAGGAGAGGAAAGAGCCTTCCTTGGAAATTACAGAACATTAGGATTACTAAAGAATAATGTATTTACTCAGATTGACGACAGAAAGAGAGTAAAACAGTTCAATGTTACCGGAGCAGATGAGTCTTTATCCGAGGTAAAAAATAAAAATAACAATTTGGTTACGGAAACAATTTCTTATTACCAGACGGCAAGTGAAAGATTTAAAAACGGAAAAATGAAACAAAAATAA
- a CDS encoding DUF3817 domain-containing protein, whose protein sequence is MIDLLKTKIGRLRIIAILEGISLLTLVFIAVPLKYGFGNPALVKMMGPIHGSLFLLFLFNTLSVGVEQNWKFKETTWKVLLACIIPFGTFYIDRKILSRL, encoded by the coding sequence ATGATTGATTTATTGAAAACCAAAATCGGACGTTTAAGAATTATTGCGATTCTTGAAGGAATTTCTTTGCTGACCTTAGTATTCATAGCCGTTCCCTTGAAGTACGGATTTGGTAATCCTGCTCTTGTAAAGATGATGGGACCTATTCATGGTTCTTTATTTTTATTGTTTTTATTCAATACTTTAAGTGTTGGAGTTGAACAAAACTGGAAGTTTAAAGAAACAACCTGGAAAGTACTTTTAGCATGTATTATTCCATTCGGGACATTTTATATTGACAGAAAAATATTAAGCAGATTATGA
- a CDS encoding rhodanese-like domain-containing protein encodes MKNILIFCGIVLLIYMVYRVYKYQTLDDGLDQLIKKGAIILDVRTEKEYETGHIEGSKNISLGTIRERYTELDPDKTYITVCSHGLRSVKVETILKEKGFKHVYNGGAWSDLQKSFNLKVSENK; translated from the coding sequence ATGAAAAATATATTAATCTTCTGTGGAATCGTTTTGTTGATCTATATGGTGTATCGCGTATATAAATACCAGACGCTGGATGATGGCTTGGACCAATTAATTAAAAAGGGAGCCATAATTCTGGATGTAAGAACTGAAAAAGAATACGAAACCGGCCATATTGAAGGATCAAAAAATATTTCTTTAGGGACAATTAGGGAAAGATATACTGAACTTGATCCGGATAAAACGTATATCACGGTTTGTTCACATGGTTTGAGAAGTGTAAAAGTGGAAACCATTCTAAAAGAAAAAGGCTTTAAACACGTGTATAACGGCGGAGCATGGAGTGATCTGCAGAAAAGTTTTAATTTAAAAGTTTCAGAAAATAAATAA
- a CDS encoding NAD(P)-dependent oxidoreductase produces the protein MDTEKIGFIGLGNMGHPMAKNLQKAGFPLYVFNRTLEKADDFKEKSVVCNTVSDVVKNCDIIFTMLTNDEAVKAVYEEILTQNVTGKLFVDMSTISPEATSGISSAVKIKEAGFIDAPVAGSTKPAAEGTLIIMVGGEEKDLQRAEPYLQKLGKTIKHLGENGKGIAAKLSVNYFISAIYQGLAETVLFSDKLGIERKDMLEIINESASGSGATKVKTPLLIEDTYNPAFALDLMLKDIVLAKNAGADFPLSKTLIETYQAAHDEGFGKDDVIGIIRFLSKKNQVKS, from the coding sequence ATGGATACTGAGAAAATAGGTTTTATAGGATTGGGAAATATGGGCCATCCGATGGCGAAAAATCTGCAAAAGGCGGGTTTTCCACTGTATGTTTTTAATAGAACTTTAGAAAAAGCGGATGATTTTAAGGAAAAATCAGTGGTTTGTAATACAGTTTCTGATGTGGTAAAAAATTGTGATATTATTTTCACCATGCTTACCAATGATGAAGCAGTGAAAGCTGTTTATGAGGAAATTTTGACTCAAAATGTCACAGGAAAACTTTTTGTGGATATGAGTACCATTTCTCCGGAAGCCACAAGCGGAATATCCAGTGCTGTAAAAATAAAAGAAGCGGGATTTATTGATGCTCCTGTTGCCGGAAGTACAAAACCGGCTGCTGAAGGAACCTTGATCATTATGGTGGGTGGTGAAGAAAAAGATCTTCAGCGTGCTGAACCTTATCTTCAGAAATTAGGAAAAACGATCAAGCATCTGGGAGAAAACGGAAAAGGAATTGCCGCAAAACTTTCCGTTAATTATTTTATTTCAGCTATTTATCAGGGATTGGCAGAAACTGTTCTGTTTTCGGATAAATTGGGCATTGAAAGAAAAGATATGCTTGAAATCATCAATGAAAGTGCAAGCGGAAGCGGTGCTACAAAAGTAAAAACACCATTATTGATCGAAGATACTTATAATCCGGCTTTTGCACTGGATTTAATGTTAAAAGATATTGTACTGGCCAAAAATGCAGGTGCAGATTTTCCTTTATCAAAAACTTTGATCGAAACCTACCAGGCAGCTCATGATGAAGGTTTTGGAAAAGATGATGTGATAGGGATTATTCGGTTTTTAAGTAAAAAGAATCAAGTAAAAAGTTAA
- a CDS encoding MBL fold metallo-hydrolase: MKIIPLKEGNFSTSKTKDFTLLTDENKDIVKGIKMSVTPFLIITEKDIILLDAGIGWKNEDGENVISEILKKENIYPDQVTKVLLSHLHKDHIETVITRNENGFEATFPNAEIYIQKRELGFAMENKGNHSFDFDTLEKLIELENIVWMDEDKGNITEEISFEVVGGHTPFMQVFWIRENNKIVFYGADDLPQESYLKYHLAYKSDFDGRKAMELRLKWQQEAIENHWKILLYHDLEKAVIEF; the protein is encoded by the coding sequence ATGAAAATTATACCATTAAAAGAAGGAAATTTTTCTACCAGTAAAACTAAAGACTTTACTCTTTTAACAGATGAAAATAAGGATATTGTTAAAGGAATTAAAATGTCGGTCACCCCTTTTTTAATTATTACAGAAAAAGACATTATTCTGCTGGATGCAGGCATCGGATGGAAAAATGAAGATGGAGAAAATGTAATTTCTGAAATACTCAAAAAGGAAAATATTTATCCGGATCAGGTCACTAAAGTTTTGCTCTCGCATCTTCATAAAGACCATATCGAAACAGTGATCACTAGAAATGAAAACGGATTTGAAGCTACTTTTCCTAATGCTGAAATCTATATTCAGAAGCGTGAACTTGGCTTTGCCATGGAAAATAAAGGAAATCATTCTTTTGATTTTGATACGCTGGAAAAACTCATCGAATTAGAAAATATAGTCTGGATGGATGAAGATAAAGGAAACATCACCGAAGAAATCTCCTTTGAGGTTGTAGGGGGACACACTCCATTTATGCAGGTCTTCTGGATCAGAGAAAATAACAAAATAGTTTTTTACGGAGCCGATGATCTTCCACAGGAATCTTATTTGAAATATCATCTTGCCTATAAAAGCGATTTTGATGGCAGAAAGGCAATGGAACTACGATTGAAATGGCAGCAGGAAGCGATCGAAAATCATTGGAAAATATTGTTATATCATGATCTTGAGAAAGCTGTAATAGAATTTTAA
- a CDS encoding MFS transporter: protein MNSTSGISRTVIWLMSVISGLVVANNYYNQPLLALISEDLHVPEAAASKISVLTQLGYAAGLLLIVPLGDKLFRKKLILIDLVLVFASLLWMTFAQELWMLYVASLLIGATSVIPQLFVPIAAELSSDKEKSSNIGIVMSGLLLGILLSRFVGGIVGEMWGWRAMFGIAAGIMVLVWIAVYKMLPDLKPNFKGTYGELMKSVFHLAKTQPILRLASFRGAMAFGSMCALFTTLVFHMEKPPFNAGSSVVGSFGLAGAVGALAAAKVGKLQRFLDLNRIILYSLLIVLGSWAFTYFAGETYWGLIVGVILVDLGVQSSHIMNQTNYFLIKSNAVNRLNTVYMVSYFIGGSLGTWTASVAWQYAQWSGVCLVGATMGVLALIAHIIFSRKLRLN from the coding sequence ATGAATTCTACCAGCGGTATTTCACGTACTGTTATTTGGTTGATGTCCGTGATTTCCGGACTTGTTGTGGCAAACAATTATTATAACCAGCCTTTGCTGGCTCTTATCTCTGAAGATTTACATGTTCCGGAAGCTGCTGCCAGCAAAATTTCAGTTCTTACCCAACTGGGATATGCAGCGGGTTTATTACTCATTGTTCCTTTGGGAGACAAACTTTTCCGTAAAAAATTAATTTTGATCGATTTGGTTTTGGTTTTTGCTTCACTGCTTTGGATGACTTTCGCTCAGGAATTATGGATGCTATATGTAGCCAGTTTACTGATCGGTGCTACTTCTGTGATCCCCCAATTATTTGTGCCTATTGCTGCAGAATTATCTTCGGATAAAGAAAAATCTTCCAATATCGGGATTGTCATGTCCGGATTATTGCTGGGAATTCTTTTATCCAGATTCGTAGGAGGAATTGTTGGGGAAATGTGGGGTTGGAGAGCCATGTTTGGTATTGCAGCCGGAATCATGGTTTTGGTATGGATTGCTGTTTATAAAATGCTGCCTGATTTAAAACCCAATTTTAAGGGAACTTATGGTGAACTCATGAAATCCGTATTTCATCTGGCAAAAACCCAGCCCATTCTGCGACTGGCTTCTTTCCGCGGAGCTATGGCTTTCGGATCGATGTGTGCGTTATTTACAACGCTGGTTTTCCATATGGAAAAACCTCCTTTCAATGCGGGATCATCGGTGGTTGGAAGTTTTGGATTGGCAGGAGCGGTTGGAGCTTTGGCTGCTGCAAAAGTGGGAAAACTGCAACGTTTTTTAGACCTGAACAGAATTATCCTGTATTCTCTTTTGATTGTTCTGGGGAGCTGGGCTTTTACCTATTTCGCAGGAGAAACTTATTGGGGATTGATTGTAGGCGTGATCCTGGTTGATCTTGGAGTACAGTCCAGTCACATTATGAATCAAACCAATTACTTTTTAATCAAATCCAACGCAGTTAACAGGCTGAATACCGTTTATATGGTTTCGTATTTCATCGGAGGATCTTTAGGAACCTGGACCGCTTCAGTCGCGTGGCAATATGCACAGTGGAGCGGAGTTTGTCTGGTAGGAGCAACGATGGGCGTATTGGCGTTAATAGCTCATATCATCTTTAGCAGAAAATTACGTTTAAACTAA
- a CDS encoding chloramphenicol acetyltransferase encodes MKVIDFESWNRKEHFEFFSGMKSPFFGFTTEVDCTKAYDDAKEKGYSFYAVYLYKSMVAINTVEELKLRIVDGKVILFDEVHVGGTIGRPDGTFGFSFFHYSPDFKTFNAHLQEQIQSVHNSTGLGISNDVLPINHIRHTTIPWNSFSAILHPTNFDPKECIPKIAFGKFSIRNGRKFMPVSIEAHHGLADGIHLAKYIEEFQRQLDL; translated from the coding sequence ATGAAGGTAATAGATTTTGAAAGTTGGAATAGAAAAGAGCATTTTGAATTTTTCTCAGGGATGAAAAGTCCGTTTTTCGGATTTACAACAGAGGTTGACTGTACAAAAGCTTATGATGACGCCAAAGAAAAAGGATATTCTTTTTATGCTGTTTACCTTTATAAATCGATGGTGGCGATTAATACCGTAGAAGAATTAAAATTAAGAATTGTTGATGGAAAAGTCATTTTATTTGATGAAGTGCATGTAGGCGGAACAATCGGGAGACCGGACGGAACCTTCGGGTTTTCATTTTTCCATTATTCTCCGGATTTTAAAACTTTCAATGCACATCTGCAGGAACAGATACAATCCGTTCATAATTCAACAGGTTTAGGAATCAGCAATGATGTTTTGCCGATCAATCACATAAGACATACGACAATTCCATGGAATTCTTTCAGTGCGATATTACATCCGACAAATTTTGATCCTAAAGAGTGTATCCCTAAAATTGCATTTGGAAAATTCAGTATCAGAAACGGAAGAAAGTTCATGCCTGTTTCTATAGAAGCCCATCACGGATTGGCAGATGGAATTCACTTAGCAAAATATATTGAAGAATTCCAAAGACAGCTTGATCTTTAA
- a CDS encoding tyrosine-protein phosphatase encodes MKKLVLIMAITALGTGVNAQIKDSLRRVVKMEGAYNFRDTGGYRTSDGKEVALGKVFRSDAIDKLSDKDLKTFKDKKIVTVLDFRGVEEAKKAPDRLPQNTNYLLCPAGSNNLPTAQDMVKFLKDKNFLFDMYGEGGLPYFGERYRSLFVQLLTLKPDEALLFHCTGGRDRTGMASALFLNILGVPQDVIESDYVASNYYLAKNPTMRGMYSGLSKMSGLTEAEIKQQMELRPELIRNFFAAINKKYGSVENFFQVEMGIGPREIAVLKQKYLK; translated from the coding sequence ATGAAAAAATTAGTATTAATAATGGCTATAACAGCTTTAGGAACAGGAGTAAATGCACAAATTAAAGACAGCCTTCGTCGTGTTGTAAAAATGGAAGGAGCATACAATTTCAGAGATACCGGAGGATACAGAACCTCTGACGGAAAAGAAGTAGCATTGGGAAAAGTATTCAGAAGTGATGCCATTGATAAATTATCGGATAAAGATTTGAAAACCTTTAAAGATAAAAAAATTGTAACGGTTCTCGATTTCAGAGGAGTTGAAGAAGCTAAAAAAGCTCCGGACAGGCTACCTCAGAATACCAACTATCTACTTTGCCCGGCAGGAAGCAATAATCTTCCTACGGCTCAAGATATGGTTAAATTCCTAAAAGACAAAAACTTTCTGTTTGATATGTACGGAGAAGGAGGACTGCCTTATTTTGGGGAAAGGTACAGATCTTTATTTGTACAGTTACTGACTTTAAAACCGGATGAAGCATTGCTTTTCCATTGTACGGGGGGACGTGACAGAACCGGAATGGCATCAGCTTTATTCCTGAATATTTTAGGAGTTCCCCAAGACGTCATTGAAAGTGATTATGTAGCTTCAAACTATTACCTGGCTAAAAATCCAACAATGAGAGGAATGTATTCCGGACTTTCAAAAATGTCGGGACTGACAGAAGCAGAAATCAAGCAACAGATGGAATTAAGGCCGGAACTGATCAGAAACTTCTTTGCAGCCATCAATAAAAAATATGGAAGTGTGGAGAATTTCTTCCAGGTAGAAATGGGGATAGGACCGCGAGAAATTGCCGTTTTAAAACAGAAATATCTTAAGTAA
- a CDS encoding TetR/AcrR family transcriptional regulator, with product MKKSEATRLTILQKAFELIYVHGYQTTSVDEIIATTQVTKGAFYYHFKTKDEMGVAIINELMIPSFKNTFIEPFQSVVNPLDAIYNLMYSLLIENENLKVEYGCPASNFTQEMAPWNIEFTKALNQLSQQWENTMIESIEKGKENGIIKAEVNAKEVAVFVLSGYWGVRNLGKLENSKSVYLVYLKGLKAYFETLK from the coding sequence ATGAAAAAATCGGAAGCAACACGCCTGACTATCCTTCAGAAAGCATTTGAACTGATTTATGTACATGGTTATCAGACTACAAGTGTTGATGAGATTATTGCTACCACTCAGGTAACCAAGGGAGCTTTCTATTATCATTTTAAAACAAAGGATGAAATGGGAGTGGCAATTATTAATGAACTTATGATTCCCAGTTTCAAAAATACTTTTATTGAGCCTTTTCAAAGTGTTGTAAATCCGTTGGATGCAATTTATAATTTAATGTACAGCTTATTAATTGAGAATGAAAACCTGAAGGTTGAATACGGATGTCCCGCTTCTAATTTTACACAGGAAATGGCTCCCTGGAATATCGAATTTACGAAAGCTCTAAATCAGCTTTCTCAGCAGTGGGAAAACACGATGATCGAATCTATTGAAAAAGGAAAAGAAAATGGTATTATAAAAGCAGAGGTGAATGCAAAAGAAGTAGCTGTTTTTGTTCTATCCGGATATTGGGGAGTAAGAAATTTAGGAAAATTAGAAAATTCGAAATCGGTTTATCTTGTTTATTTAAAAGGTCTTAAGGCTTATTTTGAAACTTTGAAATAA
- a CDS encoding AraC family transcriptional regulator translates to MKVNFYKPNHPVLEKYIEGYYFIAKDDSDTTLNYLTFPDNYFIISACENISFFRDGNKIEIDASEEENIIIDFVSRCNSPVEILYKQPINEITVYFKPLGIYHFFSSPESRFLEKEIISSDCKEVMKTILAKQDRKNQIDMLEKYWLSKYQEKELTTVQSIINDLDSDLKIEEIAAKYTISRQYVNKLCTKYLGKPASEFRKIQRFRNAVSLNKNMKNLTELSYENLFYDQSHFIKNFKDLTKLQPQKFFRNVNTEEKNIWFFI, encoded by the coding sequence ATGAAAGTGAATTTCTACAAACCCAATCATCCTGTTCTTGAAAAATATATTGAAGGATATTATTTTATTGCAAAAGATGATTCCGATACAACGTTGAATTATCTTACCTTTCCGGATAATTATTTTATTATTTCAGCTTGTGAGAATATTTCATTTTTTCGTGATGGAAATAAGATAGAGATTGATGCATCAGAAGAAGAAAATATTATTATAGACTTTGTTTCGCGCTGCAATTCTCCCGTAGAGATTCTTTATAAGCAGCCTATCAATGAAATTACCGTTTATTTTAAACCCTTAGGAATCTATCATTTTTTTAGTTCACCTGAAAGCCGTTTTTTAGAAAAGGAAATCATTTCATCGGATTGTAAAGAAGTCATGAAAACTATCCTGGCTAAACAAGACAGAAAAAATCAGATTGATATGCTGGAAAAATATTGGCTTTCAAAATATCAGGAAAAAGAATTAACCACTGTTCAGTCTATTATTAATGATTTAGATTCTGATTTAAAAATCGAAGAGATTGCAGCAAAATATACTATTTCGAGACAATATGTAAATAAACTCTGTACAAAATATTTAGGAAAACCCGCCTCAGAATTTAGAAAAATCCAACGTTTCAGAAATGCAGTTTCTTTAAATAAAAACATGAAAAATTTAACGGAGCTTTCTTATGAAAACCTTTTCTATGATCAGTCGCATTTCATTAAAAATTTTAAAGATTTAACGAAATTACAGCCTCAAAAATTTTTCAGGAACGTCAATACAGAAGAAAAAAATATTTGGTTTTTTATCTGA
- a CDS encoding nucleosidase, whose translation MIKINNDHQFALEDTLFVFALDSEAGKVFNDKNKLITGIGKVNAAMELTKEIHRKKPKLIVNLGSAGSQSFHKGEVICCTKFIQRDMDVRGLGFSLYETPLSGIPPVLEYGLKKHDLPEGVCGSGDSFEMNHSETVYNIVDMEAYPLALIAMKENIPFLCLKYISDDAGSDAADDWTVQVHLASEAFNKILFS comes from the coding sequence ATGATAAAGATTAATAACGATCATCAATTTGCTCTTGAAGATACCCTTTTTGTTTTTGCATTAGATTCGGAAGCCGGAAAGGTTTTTAATGATAAAAATAAGCTCATTACAGGGATCGGAAAAGTAAATGCAGCTATGGAACTTACTAAAGAAATTCATAGGAAAAAGCCTAAATTAATTGTAAATTTAGGATCTGCAGGAAGCCAGAGTTTTCATAAAGGAGAGGTGATTTGCTGTACCAAATTCATCCAGCGGGATATGGATGTGAGAGGACTAGGATTTAGCCTGTATGAAACTCCTCTTTCCGGAATTCCTCCTGTGCTGGAATACGGACTAAAGAAACACGACCTTCCGGAAGGCGTTTGCGGAAGTGGCGACAGTTTTGAAATGAACCATTCCGAAACCGTTTACAATATTGTTGATATGGAAGCCTATCCTTTAGCATTAATCGCTATGAAAGAAAACATTCCGTTCCTTTGTTTAAAGTACATTTCTGATGATGCAGGAAGCGATGCCGCAGACGATTGGACAGTTCAGGTTCATTTGGCTTCTGAAGCATTTAATAAAATTCTATTTTCGTAA